The proteins below come from a single Mercenaria mercenaria strain notata chromosome 3, MADL_Memer_1, whole genome shotgun sequence genomic window:
- the LOC123524745 gene encoding alpha-ketoglutarate-dependent dioxygenase alkB homolog 7, mitochondrial-like — translation MTRKEFVKLCTNLLSSVSVRRTLSNHPVNCCLCFSNRRSSTFQTTLRYVSTRKQTANTTLFQHSRPCIPSLTNFNNHKNDFCGNFRVKNLYSVSTNASDISRNDCMEFSDPDTKKIISRDMQVIYDFVSEEEEEDLFNEVEPYLRRLRYESSHWDDAIHGYRETERKSWSEKNKSIIQRVRDAAFPPGTPQLTYVHVLDLQKEGYIKPHVDAVKFCGSTIAGISLLSPCVMRLVHTENKTKFADILLERRSLYIMKDSARYDYTHEVLPDESLFRGKSITKDRRISVICRNEP, via the exons ATGACAAGGAAAGAATTTGTCAAATTATGCACGAATTTGTTGTCCTCTGTGTCAGTGAGAAGGACACTGTCAAATCATCCAGTAAATTGTTGCCTGTGTTTTTCTAACAGGCGCTCCAGTACTTTTCAAACAACTTTAAGGTATGTCAGCACTAGGAAACAAACTGCAAACACAACATTGTTCCAACATTCAAGGCCTTGTATTCCATCCTTAACAAATTTTAACAACCATAAAAATGATTTCTGTGGTAATTTTCGTGTCAAAAATCTTTATTCAGTGTCTACCAATGCATCTGACATTTCCCGAAATGATTGCATGGAGTTCAGTGATCCAGATACCAAAAAGATAATATCGAGGGACATGCAAGTTATCTATGATTTTGTTTCGGAAGAGGAGGAAGAAGATCTCTTCAATGAAGTAGAACCTTATTTAAGAAGATTAAGATATGAAAGTAGCCACTGGGATGAT GCAATCCATGGTTACAGAGAAACAGAAAGGAAGTCCTGGTCAGAGAAGAACAAAAGCATTATTCAACGTGTGAGAGATGCAGCCTTTCCTCCAGGGACTCCACAGTTGACTTATGTACATGTTCTTGACTTACAGAAAGAAGGCTACATTAAACCACATGTTGATGCAGTTAAG TTTTGTGGCAGCACTATTGCGGGAATATCTCTGCTCTCTCCCTGTGTGATGAGACTGGTTCATACTGAGAATAAAACAAAGTTTGCTGATATTCTTTTGGAAAGAAGATCTTTGTACATTATGAA AGATTCAGCCAGATATGATTACACACACGAAGTTTTACCAGATGAATCTTTATTTAGAGGAAAATCTATTACAAAGGACAGAAGAATATCGGTGATCTGCAGAAATGAACCTTGA
- the LOC123524743 gene encoding cilia- and flagella-associated protein 57-like, whose protein sequence is MSIAIAQARHIFGLKSGVSGNICYHDEQTIVYPSGANCILFNIDQKVQKFIQGTDKSEGMTALAVSPNRRYVAIAEKLEKPTITIYDLHSLRKRKVLSSPDVASNEYVSLAFSPDSKYLVAQGGKPDYTLLYWTWEKSKVMAVTKTSNPQTNPPIYQVSFNPQDNTQLCVVGNGIFKNFRYSEGNLKTFNIQKVEPQNYLCHAWVSEERVIVGTDTGRLMLFEAGEMKHEFNIAAQEKKPGEEDVSTGPPQITAIVSYSKGFACACGQGTVHLFEKTDDKDFFKKAREIKIPQDSNSADPTKSQQQIITSLTVSPSEETLVASTDLSQLYYITLSSADIGKGDQAQFEVLAQAFHYNQILGLDVCARKPLIATCSMDKSVRIWNYETCNLELYREFAEEAYSIALHPSGLYILVGFSDKLRLMNLLIDDIRTFKEFTIRGCRECAFSNGGNLFAAVHGNVIQIYSTITFDNVANLKGHNGKVRSIVWSADDSKIVSCGLDGAVYEWETFTGKRVGESVLKSCHYTGVAVTPDGKTTFAVGSDKTLKEISDSSILREVDAGEATLTNVALSRSGRMLFAGTSRGTLWSLKFPLTIPGEWQELQGHGSTISKMKITYDDQFLVTVSEDASIILWKIQDKEGRGVKRDKEVGWAEEILITKSDLEEKNSMMAELKTRVDELKMENGYQLRLKDMNYNEKIKELTEKFIQEMESLKTKNQVLKTDKDKEEAKHEEEMAELMEKHGKEMTDLESANNQKLMLEYEKFQEQQAKMMKMQEDYDRQLQEMQDSKQRALEELTEYYETKIQEMTTKLEQSNDETRQQTREYEETKKQIEEDADREILDIKNKYERRLRDEKEANMRLKGETGIMKKKFTSLQKEIDDHKEEIKKYQAEKAKLENIIRNLEKDILGLKKEIQERDDTIQDKEKRIYDLKKKNQELEKFKFVLDYKIKELKKQIEPRETDIKNMKEQIQEMESELDRFDKLNTQLELNITELRQKLKATDKEMHQERQRVRDKEAVVKRFKTDLHNCVGYIQDPKMLKESIKALYQKHVQEDITESASVDADIQKEYSRQREHLERSVASLRKKLAKDSEIHRADNVRIMQENVSLIKEINDLRKELKIARTQIHDLEAAVKQYTKRTGGEDSDIYAVMLKAPNALVENELEEKNKIIDMQKFEIRKLRMEIESGSRPGSSSRLPPMQAVESSA, encoded by the exons ATGTCAATAGCAATAGCCCAGGCCAGGCATATTTTTGGCCTGAAGTCAGGTGTTAGTGGTAACATCTGCTACCATGATGAACAAACAATTGTTTACCCTTCTGGGGCAAACTGCATCTTGTTCAACATCGACCAGAAGGTGCAGAAATTCATCCAAGGGACTGATAAAAGTGAAGGAATGACAGCATTAGCTGTCAGTCCAAACAGAAGATATGTCGCTATTGCTGAGAAACTTGAGAAACCAACTATCACCATCTACGATCTGCACAGTCTTAGAAAAAGGAAGGTTCTTAGCTCCCCTGATGTTGCTTCAAATGAGTATGTCAGCCTGGCATTCAGTCCAGACTCCAAATACCTTGTCGCCCAAGGGGGAAAGCCAGATTACACACTCCTGTACTGGACTTGGGAGAAATCAAAGGTGATGGCAGTCACAAAGACCTCCAATCCACAGACCAATCCTCCGATATACCAG GTTAGTTTCAACCCACAAGACAATACACAGCTGTGTGTGGTTGGCAATGGCATCTTTAAGAACTTCCGTTACAGTGAAGGAaacttgaaaacatttaatattcaAAAGGTAGAGCCACAAAATTATCTCTGTCATGCCTGGGTATCAGAAGAGAGAGTCATTGTTGGAACAGACACTGGTCGTTTGATGTTGTTTGAAGCTGGTGAAATGAAACATGAATTCAACATAGCTGCTCAAGAAAA aAAGCCTGGAGAGGAGGATGTATCTACAGGACCACCCCAGATAACTGCTATAGTCTCCTATTCCAAGGGCTTTGCCTGTGCTTGTGGACAAGGAACTGTGCACTTGTTCGAGAAAACTGATGACAAGGATTTCTTTAAGAAAGCTAGAGAAATTAAg ATTCCACAAGATTCAAACAGTGCTGATCCCACCAAGTCACAACAGCAGATTATCACCAGCCTGACAGTGAGTCCATCTGAGGAGACTCTAGTTGCCAGCACGGACCTCAGCCAGCTCTACTACATCACCCTGTCCAGTGCTGACATTGGCAAG GGAGATCAGGCACAGTTTGAAGTGCTTGCCCAGGCCTTCCATTACAACCAGATATTGGGTCTTGATGTTTGTGCAAGGAAACCTCTCATAGCTACATGTTCAATGGACAAGTCTGTCAGAATATGGAACTATGAAACTTG TAACCTAGAGTTGTACAGAGAGTTTGCTGAGGAGGCATACAGTATTGCCCTGCACCCCTCTGGTTTGTACATCCTGGTGGGCTTCAGTGATAAACTGAGGCTGATGAACCTTCTCATTGATGATATCAGAACATTCAAGGAGTTTACAATTAGAGGATGTAGAGAG TGTGCCTTCAGTAATGGTGGTAACCTGTTTGCTGCTGTCCATGGTAATGTGATTCAAATCTATTCAACCATCACGTTCGACAATGTCGCTAATCTGAAAGGTCACAATGGCAAGGTCAGGTCAATTGTCTGGAGTGCAGATGACAGTAAAATTGTATCTTGCGGTCTCGACGGTGCTGTGTATGAATGGGAAACATTTACAGGGAAGAGAGTAGGAGAGTCTGTCCTCAAGTCCTGCCATTATACTGGTGTAGCAGTGACTCCAGATGGAAAAACAACCTTTGCTGTCGGTTCAGATAAAACACTGAAGGAAATCTCAGATTCTTCG ATTTTGAGAGAGGTAGACGCAGGGGAGGCAACCCTGACCAATGTGGCTCTGTCACGTTCTGGTCGTATGTTGTTTGCGGGTACATCTAGAGGAACACTGTGGTCCTTGAAGTTCCCACTCACTATCCCTGGTGAGTGGCAAGAACTACAGGGTCATGGAAGCACTATTTCAAAG ATGAAGATAACCTATGATGACCAGTTCCTTGTAACCGTATCCGAGGATGCTTCAATAATTCTCTGGAAGATTCAGGATAAGGAAGGTCGTGGGGTCAAACGTGACAAAGAGGTCGGTTGGGCAGAGGAAATTCTGATCACAAAGAGTGATCTTGAAGAAAAGAATTCAATGATGGCAGAGCTTAAGACACGTGTTGATGAACTGAAGATGGAGAATGGGTACCAGCTGAGATTGAAAGACATGAACTATAATGAAAAGATTAAGGAGTTGACAGAGAAGTTCATTCAGGAGATGGAATCGCTGAAGACGAAGAACCAGGTGCTGAAAACAGATAAAGACAAGGAAGAAGCAAAGCATGAAGAGGAAATGGCTGAACTTATGGAGAAGCACGGCAAAGAAATGACTGATTTAG AGTCTGCAAACAATCAGAAGTTGATGTTGGAGTATGAGAAGTTCCAGGAGCAGCAAGCAAAGATGATGAAGATGCAGGAAGACTATGACAGACAGTTGCAGGAGATGCAGGATAGCAAACAGAGGGCATTGGAGGAACTTACCGAGTACTACGAGACCAAGATACAAGAAATGACCACCAAATTGGAACAG AGTAATGATGAGACACGTCAGCAAACTCGAGAATATGAAGAGACAAAGAAACAGATTGAAGAAGATGCTGATCGGGAAATTCTggatatcaaaaacaaatatgaGAGAAGATTAAGAGATGAGAAGGAAGCCAACATGAGACTGAAGGGAGAAACTGGTATCATGAAGAAAAAG ttcaCAAGTCTACAGAAGGAGATAGATGATCACAAAGAAGAGATCAAGAAATACCAAGCAGAGAAGGCAAAACTTGAGAACATTATCAGAAATCTCGAGAAAGATATTCTTGGTCTCAAGAAAGAAATACAAGAAAGAGATGACACCATTCAGGATAAG GAAAAACGTATTTATGACTTGAAGAAGAAGAATCAAGAACTTGAGAAGTTTAAGTTTGTGCTAGATTACAAGATCAAGGAACTCAAGAAACAGATAGAACCTAGGGAGACAGATATCAAAAACATGAAAGAACAGATTCAAGAG ATGGAGAGCGAGTTGGATAGATTTGATAAGCTCAACACACAGCTTGAGCTCAACATTACTGAGCTCAGACAGAAACTCAAGGCAACTGATAAAGAGATGCACCAAGAGAGACAAAGG GTGAGAGATAAGGAAGCTGTTGTCAAGAGATTTAAGACAGATCTTCACAATTGTGTGGGTTACATTCAGGACCCCAAGATGTTGAAAGAAAGCATCAAGGCTCTCTACCAAAAACATGTACAAGAAGATATT ACTGAATCTGCAAGTGTAGATGCCGACATCCAAAAGGAATACAGCCGTCAGAGAGAACATCTGGAAAGATCAGTTGCCTCCCTTCGTAAGAAACTCGCAAAGGATTCAGAAATACACAGAGCTGACAATGTCAGAATTATGCAG gaaAATGTGTCTCTCATCAAGGAAATCAATGATTTAAGAAAGGAGCTCAAGATAGCCAGAACACAGATCCATGACCTGGAAGCCGCTGTCAAACAATATACAAAGAGAACCGGTGGTGAGGACTCCGACATCTATGCTGTGATGCTAAAAGCACCTAATGCATTGGTTGAAAATGAATTAGaggagaaaaataaaataatagacaTGCAAAAGTTCGAAATAAGAAAATTACGTATGGAAATAGAATCGGGTTCCCGGCCAGGATCCTCTTCAAGACTGCCCCCTATGCAAGCAGTTGAGTCTTCAGCATAA
- the LOC123524742 gene encoding LOW QUALITY PROTEIN: very-long-chain enoyl-CoA reductase-like (The sequence of the model RefSeq protein was modified relative to this genomic sequence to represent the inferred CDS: inserted 1 base in 1 codon): protein MEVVVVHAKSGKELSTFSVTESTSIGDLKKQYQKKNGKYYPERQSYRTDPRGKMLKDEQTLGSLDLGKRGKLYFKDLGPQVGWTTVFLTEYAGPLVIYLIFYMRPSIIYGSLADTPRASVVNIAAACWSFHYAKRLLETVFVHRFSHATMPIMNIFRNSSYYWGFAALVAYFVNHPLYTVPSYGDLQVYGGLALFIISELGNLSIHLAFKNMRPAGSKVRKIPYPCGNPFTQLFSFVSCPNYTYEVLAWVGFSIMTQCLPAAMFTLCGGYQMTVWAIGKHKXYRKEFSNYPRIVKFIHSH, encoded by the exons gtGACAGAATCAACTTCAATAGGTGATCTTAAGAAACAGTACCAAAAGAAAA ATGGGAAGTACTATCCAGAGAGGCAATCATACAGGACAGATCCAA GGGGAAAGATGTTGAAGGATGAACAAACTTTGGGAAGTTTGGACCTTGGTAAGAGAGGAAAACTGTACTTCAAGGACCTGGGACCACAAGTTGGCTGGACTACG gTGTTCCTGACAGAGTATGCAGGACCTTTGGTTATATACCTGATCTTCTATATGAGACCTTCCATTATCTATGGAAGCTTGGCAGACACTCCTAGAGCCTCAGTTGTCAA TATAGCTGCAGCCTGCTGGTCATTCCACTATGCTAAGAGGCTGTTGGAGACTGTGTTTGTACATAGATTCTCACATGCTACCATGCCTATCATGAACATATTCAGG AATTCCTCCTATTACTGGGGTTTTGCAGCCCTTGTTGCCTACTTCGTGAACCACCCTCTCTACACTGTACCATCATATGGTGATCTGCAGGTCTATGGAGGACTCGCTCTCTTTATT atATCAGAACTTGGTAACTTGTCTATCCACCTTGCATTCAAGAATATGAGGCCAGCAG GGAGCAAAGTAAGAAAGATACCATATCCCTGTGGCAATCCTTTCACCCAGTTGTTCAGCTTTGTTTCCTGTCCAAACTATACATACGAGGTGCTAGCTTGGGTTGGATTTTCTATCATGACACAGTGTCTCCCAG CTGCAATGTTTACCCTGTGTGGAGGCTACCAGATGACTGTATGGGCAATTGGCAAGCATA ATTACAGAAAGGAGTTCTCAAATTATCCAAGGATCGTAAAGTTCATACATTCTCATTAG